CTTAAGGCCACAGAGTCCTTGGGCTCGAGATAGACGGGCGGATGCTGCCTTTGGGGGATGGCTTTGACCCAAACCAGGACATCTAGGACacaacagcacagcacacatcACACAGGGCTCACACCTCCAAGGAGTGAAAAAGAAACGACATGGGACACAGCCATGTTCTCATCATTTGATGGAAAGAGCTATTTATAACTCAGAATGCTCCAGACTTCAGACTGAAGAAGGGGAGGCAGCTTCACACAATCAGATCTGGAAGGAACAGCACCCACTGGCCACAGGTGAAAAAGACTGAAGATTATACTTACAtatattcctttaaaataatttcaaattagaACTCTAGTCATTTAAACACGGTGCCTTTAGTCAATGTAGCACCAGTGTTCCCTGACCCAGACGGTGAGGAAATCTCTTCATCTGCAGACTGAGCATCCCAACTCCCTGGGTGGGCAGGGATGatgcagggcctggagctgaggcagcactCACTGTTGAACATTCCCTAAGCaccacacagccagggccaggcagATCTCAGCCCATGGAAAGGAGACACAGATCTTGGTGTCTGAGCCCAGTGCCAAAAGGACAAACGCAGAGTTAGGCTCTGCTGTTAAACACTGACTCTGTTTGGCAAGGAGCTCCCAACTTCTCCCCTCAGATCAAGTCCACTGGGCAAAGCTGTGCTCCAACGGCTCTGAGCACCAGAAAGCTGCTATGTCCCTCACTGAAAGGGACAATTCCTGGCACGCATACAGTCAGCtaacattttaataataaattacatttattattCTACCTAACATTTGGAAAAAAGACACTTCTCCTAATCTCCCAGCATCTAGGAATTTTAATTGTCTCATTAGAGACCACATATGGCACCTAATGGCACCTTACCTTGTACTCCAGAGTTTCTTTGAGcatgttttcttcctcttgtgAAAAATTCAGTAACACAGACACAGCTTTAATGAGATGGAATGCCTGAAAGAAACCACAGAGTTGTGTTCCAAACACGTTGCTGTCAGCTATTTTGTTTTATTGCCCCCACTGTAcattttttaattgtaaaattATGGAATTGGCATGAAGTGTCCTTAGGAGGTGACTGGTGGCAATTTCTAGAGAAAGACAGATGTAGAAAGAGAAGGTAAGTGGCACCTTTACCTCAGACTCCCTGCAGGACATGAACTTCAGTACAACATGTTTAAGGTACTCGAAGTTTATCTCCCTGGAGTCATTCAAGTCAGAGTTGTTGGTGACGGTCACAGAAGCATTAGGCACTTCAGAATTTGCACGTAGCTCAGGTACCTCACCGTCAGGCCttattttctacagaaaaataaaaaatccacagaagaaaaagagaaatacattGCAGATGCTGTTAGCTTGACACTGGGAGGGGTCTGGGTTCAGGATATCTAAAGAGGGTTGTACCCACAAACTGGGCATCAACAGCTCCTCATCCTTCATGGGGTCACAGCAGAGAAGTGTCTCCAGCTCTCCCTACACCCCAGGACAGGTGCTGGCTGATGTCAGCATTCTGTGTACATTACCCAAACCAGCACAGAATTGGCTCCATGGTGGAAGCTATCCCTAGGTAATTTTCTCCTATCACTAACCTGCTCTGAACCTTTCAAACATGGGCTTTcttcagaataattttcaaCATCAGAGCAAAACCAACAATTTTAAAACCtctgttaattttcttttaaattgattttttttttcttggagagATAAACCATTGCAGAGGGATGCAATGGGAGTTAGCAGTCAAGCTTTTGGAATAAGAGTGCAAGTACCTGCCAGCAAGTGTCATCTGAAGAGACTGAAAACACACAACCCTTACCAGCTCTTTCTGCAGAGTTTTCTTCAGTTCTGTCATTCTTTGCTGAAGTTGCTTTATCATCTGTAAGCACAGCAAAGGAGAGTTTAACACAGTACTCACTGTCAGGACCCCCAGGTATCTGGAAAAACCCATGATAAACAAGTACTGAATGAAATGATAATTAACCAACACTGACAGCTGTGAAGAAGCAACCTGAGAGCCTTGCCTtgccagctgcacacagcagcagccatgtGACAGGACACTTGGGCTTTCATGTGACAGCACTGTGGAACTGAACCCAATTCACTcagagggctctgcaggaaaGCTGTAAATAGTATCACTGGGTGCACCTTTCTGCCCAAATACATCAGGATTCATGCAGCTCTCACTGCAGTTTTTATTCATGGTTGGGAGATACTTGTGCAATCCAGAGAAAAGCACATACTGGATTCAAATGGAACAGGCCTGTCCTTTTAAGGCTGCAGCACGGGCAGCACCAACTACTTGGCTTCCAAATCAAAAGGGGAAAGACTACCAGCTGGTTCTGTTCACCTTGTTTTTCTCAGCAATTTGCTGTTCCAGCTCTCTGTTATCCTTCTGAAGTTGAACAACATCTGCAGCTGCCACCTCTCCGTTCTGTTCCACCACGGAGTTTTCTGGAGAAGGCAAATGCTCATTGTTCAAGGCCCTCATCGACTCCTCCAGTTCTAAAACCTACAAAAATAAACATGGAGAGATATCATGACATTTGCAGCCCAAGAACACTCCCCAGGGAGAAAGCCAGACTTCTTTTTGGTTGTCCAGGCAGGACAGAACTGGGGGGCTCCTGCACACCTCCCTCTTTTCCCGAGAGAGTGGATTTGAACTGTACTCACGTTTTTCTCATGTTCTCTGGCCAACAGGCACTCCTGTACCTGCAGCTTCAGCTCAtcaatttcttttcttgctgtttcCTCTATCTCCACTGCTTGGCTCTGCCTTGCTTCTATGTCCAGCTGTAACTGGTGCACCTGCAGCAAGACAGCTTCATGGTCTGGGAAAGGAGAGACCTGCTTAGTATCAGTGCTGCACATCAGATGGGAGATTCTAATCCATTTGGTCTGTCATGAAGACAGAAAGCCAGgggacagaaagacagaagagagaCTGTCCAATTGTTAGTGAACAATAAACCATTTTGAAAGTGCTAAAAGATTAAATATGAAAGAGAAATCTAGAAAAATTTCAATCTACCAGGCAAGGCCAGAACTAGAGGCTCTACTTAAATTGTTTGGGATGCAGTAGACTCATTTGATCTAACCTTGACTGAGTTGATTCAGTTCTTCCTTCTGTTTTAGCAGCAGATCACATTTTTCATCGATCAGCTGGTCTTTCTCCTTTATTAGGGTATTCAGCTGTGAAACCttcaaagcaggaaaacaatCAACAGAAGTCATTAAAGATATAAAACAGGAAGAGGGTGTTGAAAGATCCAACATCCTTCAGAGGCCCAGCAGGCACCACCTCCACAATGCTGCCCTCAGGAACAAGCACTGAAGTCATTGCTGGAAGAGCTAAACCCCACCTGGCTTCTGTGCCACCACCAGATTGTCACAGCCAGCATGTGGCAGCTGCAAGGCCCCTGAGCAAAACAGGAGCTGGCCTTAAACCCCTTCTGCACAGATCTGGCCCAGCAAGCACAGATCCATAGCAGTCCCAGAAGAATAAAGAAACCAAAAGATGGGACTAACTCCAGTCCAACTCGCTCAGTTGACAGTTCCTACTTTAAGCAAACAGAAGCTCACATCATCCACTATTTTTTATACAGGAAGAGCAAAACAAGACTTTCTAGAACTGACATTTGGTACTGGATACAAGCTCCTCCCTGTAAGGGAATGTACAATTTTaccactgctctgctccagaggaaCCCAGATCCACTGCTGCCTCACATGCTGTGGATACAATTCTGACCAAGGGTCTTGAATGTTAGAATAAATAAATCCAAACCTAGTCTCCTCTTTGAAAGGTTGGGATGTCTCAAATACATTTGAAAACAGTCATTTTTAACCAACCTGCTGTTGTAACTCCTCTCTCTGTTTCCTTGCGTCTTCCAATGCTTTGGCAATTTCCACACTGACAGTTTCTCTGCTGCTCATCTCATTCTGCAAACCAGAATTATTGAGAGGTTATGTGAGACAATTAAATCAAGTCAGTCTCTCATCTTTAACCCCAAGTCTACTAGGACTACAATTAAAGTGTTCTGACACACTACATTTTCCAAATGAGTTAGGTGTGTTTTACTgactgctgctctctgcatatgcaagagcagcacagaactgATGTAagaacccaaacaaacccaatgCTTACAAGATCTTTCAGCTTGAAGTATCTATTAAAAAGAAGTAGCTCCTTGCTACAACAGATCTTTATTTCAATTGTGCATCCAGGAGTAActatgaaaaaaatttcaacTAATCTAAATCACAGTCAAAATTAGATAAACTGTAAACACCCAACTAATGTGAGTTTTAACTTTTTGGTTTGAACACTCTGAGTGGAATCTGATGTTGAACCATTCTGTATTCACCACTGCTAACACGATTTCCAAGCTCTTCACATCCCTGACAATATGGGAATGTATTATTTCTGCCTGATTGAGGCAGACCCAACCATTCTGGTTCAGAAAAGGGCCATCCTTTTATAATGCTTCTCAAACACATTTCTGCTGAGTACCAGAGATGATTTACAGCTCCAAGGACCTGCAACCTGAACAGAAGAGGCCTCCAAGCACTGAATGTAACCCACAGTGGTGtttgctgctccccagcctcagctctgtCCCAAGACAATGCCAGTACCAGTCCAGCCCTTACCTTTAGCCTGTTCAGTTCACACTCTTGTTGTTTTAATGAACTCTCATACTCTTCTTTGCTTCTcttgaggttttcattttccttttccaattGGCTCTGTAAAATAAAGAGTGTTTAAATACACAATACAATTATTATAATGCTCTGTTTAAACAATTAAACGCATCTAATATTTTGCTCATATTTAATGCCTCAAAGTATGATATCTTCTATTATAATGCCAGGAGTGCTGAATAAAAACATTCAGACAACAAGCAAGCTCTACAAGCTGTGTTAAAATCATGTTGTGAAGACTCTCACAACCCACCAGACAGTTTCTGTACTTACAATCCTGTGCTGAGTTGTTGTTTTATCCAATTCCCAAGCTTTTTCAAGAGTAGCAAGCTGAGACTCCAGCCCAGTAACTTTCTCATCATACTGATGTTTTTCACTTAAAATCTGTTGCTGcagttttctttcctcctctaGATCAGTTTTCTTAAGAGAATAAAGAAAACCACATTAACAGAATGGTATTTTGACATCATTCTGACAAGATGAGACACCATTCCATGAGACACTCTCAAACTGAGGAACACTATTCCTTTGGCAGCAGTGTCATGTACTCACAGACCAGAGTTCAGCAGACaaacagcaagaaaacaaacacttgAATAACAAAACAGAGAAGTGATTGTCTCTGGGGATGCTGTGGACTGATCTGTTACTGGTCAGTGAAACATGCAGGATACTCACCAGCTTCTGGATCTTCAGATCCTGGTCTGTAGCTGCTTCTTTATgctttttcagtgtttctgttgCGATCCGTAGtttctcttccagttctttATTCTAAAATTACACCATTAATTAAATTCCTTATCCACTGGCAACTATGTTATTTAAAAAGTTTGCATAATACAGAGTGGCCCAGGAGGGGAAGGTAAACATTAAATCCCTGAAGCCACAGAGATAGAGAGGCTGCCTATTTGACACATGCAGGTTTTAGAAATTCTTCACCACAGCACTGCTTGCACCTGAGTTATTTGTTTCTCACTACAGGGAGGATCTGCACAAAACCTCTGCGTTCACCTCTAGGCCCTCCTCCACCCATGAAGTGGGGAGATACCCAGAGACACTGATCAATTATTATCCTTTCAAGACTAAATGTGATTAAATGTGCAGTCTCACCTTGGGCAGGGAGTGCAGTGAGGGGAGTAGGGCACAGAGGATGAAAAGAGTGGGAATCTGTGGTGAAATTAGAAACTGCTCACCTGTGTTTCCAGCTGGTtcagagcctggctgtgctgtgtcctgtcTGTCAATacctgctgcctgctctcctccagcctctgctcaAGAGCAGCTTTCTGAAGGTTACATTGAGGTGAAGAACATGAGCAAGGATGGACAAAGACATAAGTTGGTGGGGGGTAataaaaattttcctttttatttaatttattttatttaatttattttatttaatttatttaaggTCAAACTAAAATGGGACAGAATGTTTTAATATCTCTAGATAACTTTAAACTGCCTTGAGTTTACTAAGCCAAGTTCTTTTGTCACAGCAACAGAGGGGTGATGTAACTGTAGGCACCCTGAccagagaaaagcaaacatCCCCAAGACCCAGCTGGGAAAACATTGCTCCAGGCTGATTCTGAGCAGGAGCATCAGCGCTTGAGAAAGAGATCAGAAGCAATGAGAGAAAGGGGATTAACCACAGCTAAGTTTCTGTTTTCAGCTGTTCTTTAGCACTCCTGAGGCTGAGGTTTTGAGCATACAACATTCTGTTTGCACACCTGTGTGCAAACAgttcccctccctgccccatgCCTTGCCAAAGAACAAGGAAAAGC
This genomic stretch from Ammospiza caudacuta isolate bAmmCau1 chromosome 21, bAmmCau1.pri, whole genome shotgun sequence harbors:
- the GOLGA1 gene encoding golgin subfamily A member 1; the protein is MFAKLKKKIAEEAAVAPRPGGNARMPRSVSKESITSVGADSGDDFASDGSSSREDLSSQLLRRNEQIRKLEVKLSDYADQIRNLQKIKEKLENALEKHQDSSMRKFQEQNEAHQASRAKMAEGMALALEKKDKEWMEKLAQVEKEKKVLQTQLQEMREQSLNLFQKRDEIDELEGFQQQEIAKVKHMLLKKEECLSRAEQELEARAQELSRAGAELQEARAEASALSRDLQDLQQQLLQLQAHRDELMTAETNAENKITALELREQELQTVIQQLSVDLQNARVAGSGCEKRLEMLQVEHESLKVEYEQEKQKMTFELAERDRHTEQLQEKVSSLEKKLERNLSGDEHVQELLKEKAALEQRLEESRQQVLTDRTQHSQALNQLETQNKELEEKLRIATETLKKHKEAATDQDLKIQKLKTDLEEERKLQQQILSEKHQYDEKVTGLESQLATLEKAWELDKTTTQHRISQLEKENENLKRSKEEYESSLKQQECELNRLKNEMSSRETVSVEIAKALEDARKQREELQQQVSQLNTLIKEKDQLIDEKCDLLLKQKEELNQLSQDHEAVLLQVHQLQLDIEARQSQAVEIEETARKEIDELKLQVQECLLAREHEKNVLELEESMRALNNEHLPSPENSVVEQNGEVAAADVVQLQKDNRELEQQIAEKNKMIKQLQQRMTELKKTLQKELKIRPDGEVPELRANSEVPNASVTVTNNSDLNDSREINFEYLKHVVLKFMSCRESEAFHLIKAVSVLLNFSQEEENMLKETLEYKMSWFGSKPSPKGSIRPSISSPRTLWP